In Pueribacillus theae, the following proteins share a genomic window:
- a CDS encoding manganese catalase family protein — translation MWIYEKKLQYPVKVSQCNPMLAKFLIEQYGGADGELAAALRYLNQRYTLPDKVIGLLTDIGTEEFAHLEMIATMVYKLTKDATPEQLKEAGLGDHFADHGKDLFYHNAAGVPWTAAYIQAKGDPITDLYEDIAAEEKARATYQWLIDMSDDPDLNDGLAFLREREIVHSQRFREAVEILKEEQGKKKFF, via the coding sequence ATGTGGATATACGAAAAAAAATTACAATATCCGGTAAAGGTAAGCCAATGCAATCCAATGCTTGCCAAGTTTCTAATTGAACAGTACGGTGGTGCTGATGGAGAACTTGCCGCTGCCCTTCGCTATTTAAACCAGCGCTACACGCTTCCTGATAAAGTTATTGGGCTTTTGACAGATATTGGTACAGAGGAATTTGCCCACCTTGAGATGATTGCCACAATGGTTTATAAATTAACGAAAGATGCAACACCCGAACAATTGAAAGAAGCAGGTCTTGGTGACCATTTCGCCGACCATGGCAAAGACCTATTCTACCATAACGCTGCTGGAGTACCGTGGACAGCGGCATATATTCAAGCAAAAGGTGACCCAATCACAGATTTATATGAAGATATTGCCGCAGAAGAAAAAGCCCGTGCAACCTACCAATGGCTTATTGACATGTCAGATGATCCGGATCTTAATGACGGTTTAGCTTTTCTGCGTGAGCGCGAAATCGTCCATTCCCAACGTTTTCGCGAAGCTGTTGAAATTTTAAAAGAAGAACAAGGAAAAAAGAAATTCT
- a CDS encoding spore coat protein CotJB → MSKKLPPEFYACMEELQAVDFVLVELTHYLDTHPHDQEAIQQFNEYAKERKRLKKIVESMYGPLQQFGNSYSGYPWGWSEGPWPWQI, encoded by the coding sequence ATGTCCAAAAAACTTCCGCCTGAATTTTACGCGTGTATGGAAGAATTGCAGGCAGTTGATTTCGTTCTTGTCGAATTGACACATTATTTGGATACGCATCCACATGACCAAGAAGCGATTCAGCAATTCAATGAGTACGCGAAAGAACGCAAACGATTAAAAAAGATCGTTGAGTCAATGTATGGCCCCTTACAGCAATTTGGAAACAGCTATTCAGGGTATCCATGGGGCTGGTCAGAAGGCCCATGGCCGTGGCAAATTTAA
- a CDS encoding spore coat associated protein CotJA yields MFTQRKIYRPYISPFDPCRPIKVKTYQTPPQLYVGFQPPGLPQFSPKEALFHGTLWPLLFSPYGEPHNKMPCGEPQIS; encoded by the coding sequence TTGTTTACTCAGAGAAAGATCTATCGGCCATATATAAGCCCTTTCGACCCTTGCCGTCCCATAAAAGTGAAAACATATCAGACACCGCCTCAGCTTTATGTTGGTTTTCAGCCGCCTGGGCTTCCCCAGTTTAGCCCAAAAGAAGCTTTGTTTCACGGAACATTGTGGCCATTGCTTTTTAGCCCGTACGGAGAGCCTCACAATAAAATGCCGTGTGGAGAACCCCAAATAAGTTAA
- a CDS encoding penicillin-binding transpeptidase domain-containing protein has translation MKIKVPLFLFFILIFSLIGCNKEETPEERTTQFLNSWEKQQFDKMYDQLSADSKKNITKDEFVERYETIYEGIQADKLKLEAKFPEDGVKENKEGGTEVEFSLHMQTIADEVNFTENLSLVKEKTEDGNKWAVHWDPSLIFPSMEEGDKVRIETHRAERGEIVDRSGKGLAVNGKVLNIGIVPERLPEDAKTSYEQLADLIGSTVEDIEKKLNATWVKPDTFVPITKIAKDDKRLNQLMEIKGVTYQEVSARVYPFKQIAAHLTGYVQEINKEELDERKSKGYQTGDLIGKSGLEQVFEDKLRGQNGGRIYIVDKDGTEKDEIANKNAIDGETIALTIDINIQKQVFKQLEGEAGTSAAINPMTGEVLVLASSPSYDPNQFVLGMTSEEWKALNEDPKKPLLNRFASTYPPGSVFKPITGAIALETSAISEETAVNVNGLKWQADNSWGDYYITRVSDPGKPIDLKNAFIYSDNIYFAQAALKIGGQKFLERSKDFGIGEKLPIEYPIETSQLVENSFDSQIQLADSGYGQGKVEMSILHTAISFTPFINEGNLLKPTLLKNGPDSNEHVWKANAIKDETASIINQSLIEVVEHPDGTGKGVKIKGKQMAGKTGTAELKKSRDEKGQENGLFVAYDNENPTLLVAMQIENVEDRGGSKAVVPKVKQIFLETK, from the coding sequence ATGAAGATAAAAGTACCACTATTTTTATTTTTTATACTTATATTCTCTCTTATTGGGTGCAATAAGGAAGAAACGCCAGAAGAGAGAACAACTCAATTTTTAAACAGCTGGGAGAAACAACAATTTGATAAAATGTATGATCAACTTTCTGCAGATAGTAAAAAAAATATAACGAAAGACGAGTTTGTTGAGCGTTACGAGACAATTTATGAAGGAATACAGGCTGACAAGCTTAAACTGGAAGCGAAGTTTCCTGAAGATGGGGTGAAAGAAAACAAAGAGGGCGGCACAGAGGTGGAATTTTCATTACATATGCAAACCATTGCCGACGAAGTAAACTTTACCGAAAACCTGTCCCTCGTGAAAGAAAAGACTGAGGATGGAAATAAATGGGCCGTCCATTGGGATCCTTCACTTATCTTTCCTTCGATGGAAGAAGGAGATAAGGTCCGCATTGAAACACACCGGGCTGAAAGGGGAGAAATTGTTGATCGAAGCGGAAAGGGTCTGGCGGTAAATGGAAAAGTATTGAATATCGGAATTGTCCCCGAGCGTTTGCCGGAGGATGCTAAAACATCCTATGAACAATTAGCTGATTTGATTGGCTCCACTGTGGAAGATATAGAAAAGAAACTGAACGCCACGTGGGTAAAGCCAGATACGTTCGTACCGATTACGAAAATCGCGAAAGATGATAAAAGATTAAATCAATTAATGGAGATAAAAGGCGTAACGTACCAAGAAGTGAGCGCCCGCGTTTATCCTTTTAAACAAATTGCCGCCCATTTGACCGGCTATGTACAAGAAATTAATAAAGAAGAGCTTGATGAACGAAAATCAAAAGGCTATCAAACAGGAGACTTAATAGGAAAAAGCGGATTGGAGCAAGTTTTTGAAGATAAGCTCCGGGGGCAAAACGGAGGGCGCATTTATATCGTCGATAAAGATGGCACAGAAAAAGATGAAATTGCCAATAAAAACGCGATCGATGGAGAAACCATTGCTTTAACAATCGATATCAATATTCAAAAACAAGTCTTCAAGCAGCTCGAAGGCGAAGCAGGTACATCTGCAGCGATTAACCCGATGACTGGCGAAGTTCTTGTACTTGCGAGCAGCCCATCATATGATCCGAATCAATTTGTTCTTGGGATGACAAGCGAAGAATGGAAAGCGCTAAATGAGGATCCGAAAAAACCGTTGTTGAATCGTTTCGCAAGTACATATCCTCCTGGCTCTGTATTTAAGCCGATTACTGGTGCGATTGCTTTAGAGACGTCTGCCATATCTGAAGAAACGGCAGTAAATGTGAATGGGCTAAAGTGGCAAGCAGACAATTCGTGGGGAGATTATTATATTACCCGTGTCAGCGATCCGGGAAAACCAATTGACCTAAAGAATGCATTTATTTATTCAGATAATATTTATTTTGCTCAGGCAGCATTAAAAATCGGTGGACAAAAATTTCTAGAACGTTCAAAAGACTTTGGGATTGGCGAAAAACTTCCAATTGAATACCCAATCGAAACATCGCAACTGGTGGAAAATTCATTTGACAGCCAGATTCAGCTTGCTGATTCAGGTTATGGACAAGGGAAAGTGGAAATGAGCATTCTCCACACGGCTATTTCTTTTACACCATTTATAAATGAAGGCAATCTATTAAAACCAACGCTGTTAAAAAATGGCCCAGATTCGAATGAGCACGTGTGGAAGGCAAACGCGATTAAGGACGAAACAGCTTCAATTATTAATCAATCGCTAATCGAAGTCGTCGAGCATCCCGATGGAACAGGCAAAGGTGTTAAAATCAAAGGGAAACAAATGGCAGGGAAAACTGGGACGGCAGAACTTAAAAAGAGCCGTGATGAAAAAGGCCAGGAGAATGGTTTGTTTGTAGCGTACGACAACGAAAATCCAACACTCCTCGTTGCCATGCAAATTGAAAATGTTGAAGACCGTGGCGGCAGCAAAGCCGTCGTTCCAAAAGTAAAGCAAATATTTTTGGAAACCAAATAG
- a CDS encoding PAS domain-containing sensor histidine kinase, with translation MDQFNKPTFSVENLLAERILEHSSDLISLHQLDGTFVYASSASLQLLKYEPEELIGRTLFELLHPFDREYIGTQGVLKEFHKNVACRIRRREGDYIWLETTIQPINQTAENEEELILCISRDITTRKLAEQELKENIEKYQQLVEHSHDTIGIITKEEGAFTFINETGKKLFGATSTYEIIGKTIYDFIIPKDHSKIRERIESPHNHTNLIRSMETTIIRNDQEKKYINMKLIPTVYKGRKTMQVIIHDITEQKLTEEKLQQTEKLSVVGHLAAGIAHEIRNPLTAIKGFTQLIGEENNNQYVDVMLSELNRIEKIVSDLLILAKPEIKHFERSNLNKLIDDIVSLLNTQAIMKNIEIATIFSEENMTVDCEPDKLKQVLINIIKNAIEASFKDGKILIETKWINGNKVLIKITDNGIGIPNDRLPKLGEPFYSTKEKGTGLGLMICKRIVKNHNGTIKITSKVNKGTVVKIILPKSQHSN, from the coding sequence ATGGATCAATTCAATAAACCTACTTTCTCGGTCGAAAACCTGCTAGCCGAACGTATCCTCGAACATTCATCTGATTTAATTTCGTTGCATCAACTGGATGGAACATTTGTTTATGCTTCTTCTGCCTCACTTCAACTTCTTAAATATGAGCCGGAGGAGCTCATTGGAAGAACGCTGTTCGAATTGCTTCACCCTTTTGATAGAGAATACATCGGCACACAAGGCGTGTTAAAGGAATTTCATAAAAATGTCGCATGCAGGATTCGAAGAAGAGAAGGAGACTATATATGGCTTGAAACAACAATCCAGCCGATAAATCAAACGGCCGAAAACGAGGAAGAGCTCATATTATGCATTTCCCGTGACATAACGACCCGGAAACTTGCCGAACAGGAATTAAAAGAAAACATCGAGAAATACCAACAGCTTGTTGAACATTCCCATGATACGATTGGAATTATTACGAAAGAAGAAGGCGCCTTTACATTTATTAATGAAACGGGAAAAAAATTGTTCGGAGCCACAAGCACCTATGAAATCATTGGGAAAACAATCTATGACTTTATCATTCCAAAAGACCATTCCAAAATTAGAGAACGTATCGAATCGCCGCACAACCATACGAACCTTATTCGATCGATGGAAACAACCATCATTCGCAATGATCAAGAAAAAAAATATATCAACATGAAGCTGATTCCCACTGTCTATAAAGGCAGAAAGACGATGCAAGTAATTATTCACGACATCACCGAGCAAAAACTGACGGAGGAAAAACTTCAGCAGACAGAAAAGCTTTCTGTTGTCGGCCATCTGGCTGCTGGGATTGCCCATGAAATCCGAAACCCGCTTACAGCGATTAAAGGCTTTACCCAACTCATTGGTGAAGAAAACAACAACCAATACGTTGACGTCATGTTATCTGAACTTAATCGGATCGAAAAGATTGTAAGTGACTTATTGATTTTGGCCAAACCTGAAATTAAACATTTCGAACGCAGCAATCTTAACAAATTAATCGATGACATCGTATCACTTTTAAACACACAAGCCATTATGAAAAACATCGAGATTGCCACGATATTCAGTGAAGAAAACATGACAGTTGACTGTGAACCAGATAAATTGAAGCAGGTGCTTATTAATATTATAAAGAACGCAATCGAAGCGTCATTTAAAGACGGAAAAATTTTAATTGAAACGAAATGGATAAACGGAAACAAGGTTTTAATAAAGATCACCGATAATGGCATTGGCATTCCAAACGATCGTTTGCCAAAACTTGGAGAGCCCTTTTACAGTACAAAAGAAAAGGGCACAGGACTCGGATTAATGATTTGTAAACGAATTGTGAAAAACCATAACGGCACAATAAAAATTACGAGTAAAGTAAATAAAGGGACTGTTGTAAAAATCATTTTGCCAAAAAGTCAACATTCAAATTGA